Proteins found in one Panthera tigris isolate Pti1 chromosome B3, P.tigris_Pti1_mat1.1, whole genome shotgun sequence genomic segment:
- the RAMAC gene encoding RNA guanine-N7 methyltransferase activating subunit isoform X2, translating to MVDVKVSKQKRERPSPPATGPSLRRPHAQRCPVQGERAESARGTPPPPARHPPPSARGSGDRGTRTNLHDGPKISRDLAGRPPPPPRWPAGSGSRLVARVAPLPWRAEVVGDPVAALWAGDRNNINIKQYNCLKVLGELY from the exons ATGGTGGACGTCAAAGTTTCCAAGCAGAAACGGGAG CGTCCGTCCCCGCCCGCCACCGGCCCCTCGCTAAGGAGGCCTCACGCACAGCGGTGTCCTGTCCAGGGAGAGCGGGCCGAAAGCGCACGCGGGACACCGCCACCTCCGGCGCGACACCCGCCGCCCTCAGCGCGGGGCTCGGGAGATCGAGGAACCAGGACAAACCTGCACGACGGGCCCAAGATCTCGCGAGACTTGgcaggccgcccccccccccccccgcgctggCCTGCCGGAAGCGGAAGTCGGCTCGTGGCCCGAGTGGCTCCGTTACCTTGGAGAGCTGAAGTAGTGGGAGATCCCGTGGCCGCGCTGTGGGCCGGAG atcgaaacaacataaacattaaacagtACAACTGCCTCAAAGTGCTGGG